The Anopheles coluzzii chromosome 2, AcolN3, whole genome shotgun sequence genome window below encodes:
- the LOC120952940 gene encoding otefin, with translation MADNFDDMSNDQLRLKLLEFGLSNMPVTSTTRKVLIKKLRNHISTNGGGGGTGKARRETIHLTKYSSDEDSEPVSSQPAGTKKTAVTAKKEQTNRRATIASAAGTAAASTKLPKFISASQPTPKVSETLPPEPGSASKRRSGRVTPVKDKDVASSAASTKAAPKVPAILEDSDDDMVPLTQLTQRERKSKSPSLSRAEMLTTSYIHQMEVTAQKVPEPIEEEMEVDVPEMGKNEQDMDVIVLDDDEDSALASVSMPPPQQPPKPAPVKESFSQTTSETRRTFTTATTMTDSRKGKEERVFAEPAPLKYGTTERTLPKPTFASPSIRSSMSSAVREETGPKYDPTDSPYLSEFTKRLSRLRAEAVQQPGGISRESPSRRTMFEGSTTTSSLRSTYAPREEYEASSSSRYRAGRQTMAPTVSTAGRRTATETSGVRSSMRQELLALDRKYSIRKIFYSLIIVLVVIFLFVFFFL, from the coding sequence ATGGCAGATAATTTCGATGATATGTCGAACGATCAGCTGCGGCTGAAGCTGCTCGAGTTCGGCCTGTCCAACATGCCGGTCACAAGCACGACGCGGAAGGTGCTGATCAAAAAGCTACGAAATCACATCTCCACCAACGGAGGAGGCGGAGGCACAGGAAAGGCACGGCGTGAGACAATCCACCTTACAAAGTACTCTTCCGACGAGGATAGTGAGCCCGTCAGCAGCCAACCCGCTGGCACGAAGAAAACCGCCGTGACCGCGAAAAAGGAGCAGACAAATCGTCGAGCAACGATTGCTAGCGCTGCTGGgaccgcagcagcatcaacgaAACTGCCCAAATTCATTTCTGCATCACAACCGACACCGAAGGTCTCCGAAACATTGCCACCGGAGCCGGGATCTGCGTCGAAGCGTCGATCTGGAAGAGTTACCCCGGTGAAGGATAAGGATGTTGCATCATCCGCAGCGTCCACGAAAGCAGCACCGAAAGTACCGGCAATACTGGAGGACTCGGACGACGATATGGTTCCGCTGACACAGTTGACCCAGCGTGAGCGCAAATCGAAGAGCCCTTCGCTGTCTCGCGCTGAGATGCTGACTACGTCCTACATACATCAGATGGAGGTGACCGCCCAGAAGGTTCCGGAACCAATCGAGGAAGAGATGGAGGTGGACGTACCGGAAATGGGGAAGAACGAGCAGGACATGGACGTAATCGTgctggatgatgatgaggatagCGCTCTTGCCTCGGTTTCGATGCCACCGCCACAGCAACCACCGAAACCAGCGCCAGTGAAAGAGTCCTTCAGTCAAACGACATCCGAGACGCGTCGCACCTttaccaccgccaccacgaTGACCGATAGCCGGAAGGGTAAGGAGGAGCGTGTCTTTGCTGAACCGGCCCCGCTGAAGTACGGCACGACGGAACGAACCCTGCCGAAGCCTACCTTTGCATCACCATCGATCCGCAGCAGCATGTCCTCGGCGGTACGTGAAGAAACCGGTCCAAAGTACGACCCAACCGATTCTCCGTATTTAAGCGAGTTCACCAAGCGTCTATCCCGCTTGCGTGCGGAAGCAGTCCAGCAGCCCGGTGGTATTTCGCGCGAATCTCCCTCCAGACGGACAATGTTTGAAGGGTCTACTACTACGTCGTCGCTGCGATCAACGTACGCACCACGTGAGGAATACGAAGCTTCATCGTCCTCCCGGTACCGAGCTGGACGGCAAACGATGGCTCCCACGGTGTCTACGGCAGGTCGTAGGACAGCAACCGAGACGAGCGGTGTGCGCAGCTCCATGCGGCAGGAGCTGCTGGCACTCGATCGGAAGTACTCGATCCGGAAGATCTTCTACAGCCTCATCATCGTATTGGTGGTCATTTTCCTGTTTGTATTCTTCTTTCTGTAA
- the LOC120952943 gene encoding xyloside xylosyltransferase 1: MGMNKALLVFIVASGFLLFIYANSSVFNRHLAQKDVPERLAAAAALVHRNQHPHHHQHHEGKHRNGTATVGEDGTGDPSQAAVAAASKLKRVKYVSKGTNDTEYNIFLIYTKESQNMILHSQLELFLRSLLKYSTIELHLHVITDEQSERSAEELIKQQIERFHRTAFYTLYDVRDCAEKISDIVHGMMPLFNYRSGSYYSDALFLLSLGLHRIVDRNMRRAILIDCDVVFRASVKELFDQFDQFAPDQLFGLAPELTPVYRHVLSRYRMNNPQTSFGSPYYLDKVPAATDMQPLGKDVPRGKKAPASEPRHHGYPGLNSGVVMLHLDRIRRSRIYEEIIKESTVKNMAEKYSFQGHLGDQDFYTLMGFEFPGLIYRLDCVWNRQLCTWWREHGYSDIFDSYFHCEGTVKIYHGNCNTRAPE, from the coding sequence ATGGGCATGAACAAGGCGCTGCTGGTGTTTATCGTGGCCAGCGGCTTTCTGCTGTTCATCTACGCGAACAGTAGCGTCTTCAATCGGCACCTGGCGCAGAAGGATGTGCCGGAGCggttggcggcggcggccgccctAGTGCACCGGAACCAGCACccgcaccatcatcagcaccaTGAGGGCAAGCACCGGAACGGCACGGCGACAGTCGGGGAGGATGGTACCGGTGACCCATCGcaggcggcggtggcggcggccagCAAGCTGAAGCGCGTCAAGTACGTCTCGAAGGGCACGAACGATACCGAGTATAACATCTTCCTGATCTACACGAAGGAAAGCCAAAACATGATCCTGCACAGCCAGCTGGAGCTGTTCCTGCGCAGCCTGCTCAAGTACAGCACGATCGAGCTGCACCTGCACGTGATCACGGACGAGCAGAGCGAGCGGTCGGCGGAGGAGCTGATCAAGCAGCAGATCGAACGATTTCACCGCACCGCATTCTACACGCTGTACGACGTGCGGGACTGTGCGGAGAAAATCAGCGACATCGTGCATGGCATGATGCCACTGTTCAACTACCGGTCCGGCAGCTACTACAGCGATGCCTTATTTCTGCTGTCGCTTGGGCTGCACCGGATCGTCGATCGGAACATGCGCCGGGCGATCCTGATCGACTGTGACGTCGTGTTCCGGGCGTCTGTCAAGGAGCTGTTCGATCAGTTCGACCAGTTCGCACCGGACCAGCTGTTTGGGTTGGCGCCCGAGCTGACGCCCGTCTATCGGCACGTGCTGTCCCGGTACCGGATGAACAATCCGCAAACCAGCTTCGGCAGCCCGTACTACCTGGACAAGGTGCCGGCGGCAACGGACATGCAACCGTTGGGGAAAGATGTGCCGCGAGGCAAGAAAGCGCCCGCATCCGAACCCCGACACCATGGCTATCCGGGGCTGAATTCGGGCGTCGTTATGCTGCACCTGGATCGAATTCGACGGTCGCGAATTTACGAGGAAATCATCAAGGAGTCCACTGTGAAAAACATGGCAGAGAAGTACTCCTTCCAGGGCCATCTGGGCGATCAGGACTTTTACACACTGATGGGGTTCGAGTTTCCCGGGCTAATCTATCGGCTGGATTGTGTCTGGAACCGGCAGCTCTGCACGTGGTGGCGGGAGCATGGATACAGCGACATCTTCGACAGTTACTTCCACTGCGAAGGGACGGTGAAGATCTACCATGGCAACTGCAACACGCGGGCCCCGGAGTAG